A region from the Streptomyces lydicus genome encodes:
- a CDS encoding TetR/AcrR family transcriptional regulator: protein MTGPGKRPGPPARLSREAIVAAALASGDLESLSMRQLAARLGVSHSALYRWVQGREGVIDLISETLIDRIVPTDAPTPDNWRAWLGRLAWAAHDEFLATPGYATRISRPHRHTRGFFKMRDAVVAAFRAGGADPEQAEQSWYVFGTVLVTWLGAQEQRLLGDAPLRFDLFLDSLLRGLPVRENPEYGARPSAVDE from the coding sequence ATGACTGGTCCTGGCAAGCGGCCCGGCCCGCCCGCGCGGCTGAGCAGGGAGGCGATCGTGGCGGCCGCGCTCGCCTCCGGCGACCTGGAGTCGCTGTCCATGCGGCAGTTGGCGGCCCGGCTCGGGGTCTCGCACTCCGCCCTCTACCGCTGGGTCCAGGGGCGGGAGGGCGTCATCGACCTGATCAGTGAGACGTTGATCGACCGCATCGTCCCCACCGACGCACCCACGCCGGACAATTGGCGTGCGTGGCTGGGGCGCCTCGCCTGGGCCGCGCACGACGAGTTCCTCGCCACCCCCGGCTACGCCACCCGTATCTCCCGCCCTCACCGGCACACGCGTGGCTTCTTCAAGATGCGGGACGCCGTTGTCGCCGCGTTCCGCGCGGGCGGAGCGGACCCCGAGCAGGCCGAACAGAGCTGGTACGTCTTCGGAACCGTGCTCGTCACCTGGCTCGGTGCACAGGAGCAGCGCCTTCTCGGTGACGCGCCGCTTCGCTTCGACCTCTTCCTGGACAGCCTGCTGCGGGGCCTGCCGGTGCGGGAGAACCCTGAGTACGGCGCCCGGCCGTCCGCTGTTGACGAGTAG
- a CDS encoding MFS transporter, translating into MPVRTEKDAHPRKETTRRPAKAAAPPGLLLLLACGAMFLVVLDATIVSVALPAVGSELGFSGAGLGWVVNAYTLTFAGFLLLGGRLADLFGTRLLLVTGLVIFTLGNVWSGLAGGPAQLVTARASQGIGGALLMPATLTVVHQAYRDPVRRARALSLWSMVGAVGAAAGTVLGGALTDALGWRSVFWVKVPLGLAIAVAGWLVLPRRAAAGEPGAGRRPVDVLGALLVTAGLAALIYGVVTVRAPGTRGAALAALAGAVTLLALFLVHQGRWAREPLVPLRIFTHRSVSSANAVVFGLGVAYLASPVLLALYLQQVLHYTPTRAGFGFLPTAFAVMIGAHLAGRLTPRWGTRRTAAVGTAVAAAGFLWLSGIGAHSTFLVDIALPASLFGLGAGVAFTPITLAATSGIDPSMTGLASGLLNTTRQVATALGIAVLTTLAEARGGAPGFALAFTVAAALALLASFVAVVWMPPRVEPPRSPAT; encoded by the coding sequence GTGCCCGTACGCACGGAAAAAGACGCGCACCCCCGGAAGGAAACGACCAGGCGCCCCGCGAAGGCCGCCGCACCTCCCGGACTACTCCTGCTGCTCGCCTGCGGCGCGATGTTCCTGGTCGTCCTCGACGCCACGATCGTCTCCGTCGCCCTGCCCGCCGTCGGCTCCGAACTCGGCTTCTCCGGTGCGGGATTAGGCTGGGTGGTGAACGCCTACACGCTGACTTTCGCCGGTTTCCTGCTGCTCGGCGGGCGGTTGGCCGACCTCTTCGGCACCCGTCTGCTGCTGGTGACGGGCCTTGTGATCTTCACCCTCGGCAATGTGTGGTCCGGCCTCGCCGGCGGCCCCGCACAGTTGGTGACCGCCCGCGCCTCACAGGGCATCGGCGGGGCGCTGCTGATGCCCGCGACGCTGACCGTCGTGCACCAGGCGTACCGCGACCCCGTACGGCGTGCCCGCGCGCTGAGCCTGTGGAGCATGGTCGGCGCGGTCGGCGCCGCCGCCGGAACGGTGTTGGGCGGGGCCCTCACCGACGCGCTCGGCTGGCGTTCGGTGTTCTGGGTCAAGGTCCCCCTCGGTCTGGCCATCGCCGTGGCCGGATGGCTGGTGCTGCCCCGCCGGGCAGCGGCCGGTGAACCGGGTGCAGGACGCCGTCCCGTCGACGTGCTCGGGGCGCTCCTGGTGACGGCCGGCCTCGCCGCCCTCATCTATGGCGTCGTGACGGTGCGCGCACCCGGCACGCGCGGTGCGGCGTTGGCGGCCCTGGCCGGCGCCGTGACGCTGCTCGCACTCTTCCTCGTCCATCAGGGCCGCTGGGCCCGCGAACCCCTCGTACCGCTGCGCATCTTCACCCACCGCTCGGTCAGCAGCGCCAACGCCGTCGTCTTCGGTCTGGGCGTCGCCTATCTCGCCAGCCCCGTACTGCTCGCGCTCTATCTGCAACAGGTGCTCCACTACACCCCCACTCGCGCGGGGTTCGGCTTCCTGCCGACCGCCTTCGCCGTGATGATCGGCGCTCACCTGGCCGGGCGCCTGACCCCGCGCTGGGGCACCCGCCGCACCGCCGCCGTGGGGACAGCCGTCGCGGCCGCCGGCTTCCTCTGGCTGTCGGGGATCGGAGCCCACAGCACGTTCCTGGTGGACATCGCGCTGCCCGCGTCGCTGTTCGGCCTCGGCGCCGGCGTGGCGTTCACACCCATCACCTTGGCGGCCACCAGCGGCATCGACCCCTCGATGACCGGGCTCGCCTCGGGCCTGCTCAACACGACCCGGCAGGTGGCCACGGCACTCGGCATCGCCGTCCTCACCACCCTCGCCGAGGCCCGCGGCGGAGCCCCCGGCTTCGCCCTGGCCTTCACGGTGGCCGCGGCGCTGGCCCTCCTCGCTTCCTTCGTCGCCGTGGTGTGGATGCCGCCCCGCGTCGAACCTCCGCGCTCCCCGGCCACTTGA
- a CDS encoding WYL domain-containing protein: MAGRCRSTSIPAWYQDSEETLWLSAVASAVWNQQQVRIRYERWATPHEVIRTVDSYGVVLKAGRWYLVAGSAHGVRTYRVSRIAELEPLEGTFTWPAGFDLAAHWREYLASFDARRYRDQAVLRLSPEALAGIGQVLDSSAARAAEESAAAPDADGWTRVVVPIESYEQALPKLLLLGFGAEVVGPPELRERIRATRRDARPIRG, from the coding sequence GTGGCCGGACGATGCCGATCCACATCGATCCCCGCCTGGTACCAGGACTCCGAGGAGACGCTCTGGCTGTCCGCGGTGGCAAGCGCGGTGTGGAACCAGCAGCAGGTGCGGATCCGGTACGAACGCTGGGCCACCCCGCACGAAGTGATCAGGACCGTGGACTCCTACGGAGTGGTCCTCAAGGCCGGCCGCTGGTATCTGGTGGCCGGGTCCGCGCACGGCGTGCGGACCTACCGGGTGTCCCGGATCGCTGAACTGGAGCCCCTGGAAGGAACGTTCACATGGCCTGCCGGATTCGATCTGGCGGCGCACTGGCGCGAGTACCTGGCGTCCTTCGATGCGCGCCGATACCGTGACCAGGCGGTGCTCCGCCTGTCGCCCGAGGCTCTCGCGGGCATTGGGCAGGTACTCGACTCTTCGGCGGCCCGGGCCGCCGAAGAGTCGGCGGCGGCGCCCGACGCAGACGGCTGGACGCGGGTGGTCGTCCCCATCGAGTCCTATGAACAGGCTCTCCCGAAGCTGCTGCTACTGGGCTTCGGCGCCGAGGTGGTGGGGCCGCCTGAGCTACGGGAGAGGATACGGGCCACTCGCCGAGATGCTCGCCCGATACGAGGGTGA
- a CDS encoding XdhC family protein, whose translation MLDLADELNRWMADGRDFAVATVVAVAGSAPRGPGAALAVDSRGVVIGSVSGGCVEAAVYDLCTRALQDGGTVLERFGYSAEDAFAVGLTCGGVIEVLVTPVRVDTPGRKVFAAALAAAARGEPVAVARVARGPAELLGRALLIRPDGSGEGGLDGHPELDRAAVAESRAMLDTGRTGTFAVSENGSRCAADLTLFVESRVPPPRMIVFGAIDFAAALVRTGKFLGYHVTVCDARPVFTTRARFPEADDIVVDWPHRYLQRTETDGRTVLCVLTHDAKFDIPLLQKALRLPVGFVGAMGSRRTHEDRNRRLREAGVTASELARLRSPIGLDLGARTPEETALSIAAEIVAARHGGTGVPLTGSRTPIHQEEGRAGSGVAGARVVA comes from the coding sequence ATGCTGGACCTCGCCGACGAGTTGAACCGGTGGATGGCGGACGGGCGGGACTTCGCCGTGGCCACCGTCGTGGCGGTCGCCGGCAGCGCGCCGCGCGGCCCGGGCGCTGCTCTCGCCGTCGACAGCCGGGGCGTGGTCATCGGATCGGTCTCCGGCGGGTGTGTGGAAGCAGCGGTGTACGACCTGTGCACCCGGGCGCTCCAGGACGGCGGGACGGTCCTGGAGCGGTTCGGCTACAGCGCCGAGGACGCCTTCGCGGTGGGGCTGACCTGCGGCGGGGTGATCGAGGTCCTGGTCACGCCGGTGCGGGTGGACACCCCGGGCAGGAAGGTGTTCGCCGCGGCGCTGGCGGCCGCTGCTCGGGGGGAGCCGGTAGCGGTCGCCCGGGTGGCCCGGGGACCGGCCGAACTGCTCGGCAGAGCACTGCTCATACGCCCCGACGGCTCCGGCGAAGGGGGACTCGACGGGCATCCGGAGCTGGACCGTGCGGCGGTGGCGGAGAGCCGCGCCATGCTGGACACGGGGCGCACCGGCACGTTCGCGGTCTCGGAGAACGGATCGCGCTGCGCGGCCGACCTGACCCTGTTCGTCGAATCGCGTGTGCCGCCACCCCGCATGATTGTCTTCGGCGCCATCGACTTCGCAGCGGCCCTGGTCCGTACGGGCAAGTTCCTCGGTTACCACGTCACCGTGTGCGACGCCCGCCCCGTCTTCACCACCCGGGCCCGCTTCCCGGAGGCCGACGACATCGTGGTCGACTGGCCGCACCGTTACCTCCAGCGCACCGAGACCGACGGCCGCACGGTGCTGTGCGTGCTCACCCACGACGCCAAATTCGACATCCCCCTGTTGCAGAAGGCCCTGCGGCTGCCGGTCGGCTTCGTCGGCGCCATGGGCTCACGACGTACCCACGAGGACCGCAACCGCAGACTCCGCGAGGCCGGCGTCACCGCCTCCGAACTGGCCCGCCTCCGCTCCCCGATCGGCCTCGACCTCGGCGCCCGTACTCCGGAGGAGACCGCACTGTCGATCGCCGCCGAGATCGTCGCGGCACGCCATGGCGGCACGGGTGTCCCGCTGACCGGCTCCCGGACACCGATTCACCAGGAGGAGGGAAGAGCGGGAAGCGGAGTGGCCGGAGCGCGGGTGGTCGCATGA
- a CDS encoding xanthine dehydrogenase family protein molybdopterin-binding subunit — MTTTTESPAVTPASGTAHTRLEGRDKVTGTARYAGEIPFAELAYGWLVLSTIARGRIRSLESGPVLAMPGVLAVLHHGNAPRLNGDYTNGFGMAEPILQVFQHDRVPHVGWPVALVVAETSEQAREAAESLVVHYDEEPHDIAFFPGRPGVRTPDGSPGSPTETQKGDLAAELAASFAVVDAEYTTPEEHHSPLEPHAAMARWDSGRLEVVDSNQGSRFVSEELAKLFSLDPASVRVRSEHVGGAFGAKATRPHVVLAAMAATVLHRPVRVVLTRRQMFSVIGYRSPTVQRVRLGADVDGRLRAFDHQAQCLTSTVHEFVERSAQFGRVLYDADAHHTVDRVVPLDVPTPSWMRAPGKAPGSFALESALDELAEKCGMDPIALRARNEPEVGPLSGLPFGSRNLLACFQEGAARFGWADRDPRPGIRREGRWLLGTGTAASTFPSAAAPSTAAVTAEADGTFTVRITAADVGTGARTALALIAADALGVEPARIRMKIADSDFGPAMVAGGSMGTRSWGWAITAAVRELKEQLAAGGDIPPQGITARADTGEAIGALAKKERHSYGAQFAEVAVDVTSGEVRVRRMLGIFAAGRIINPLTARSQFTGGMTWGLSMALHEEAVRDPASGGHVGADLAGYHFAAHADVPLIEADWVDDPDEDDPVGIKGIGEIGIVGAAAAIANAVWHATGIRHRNLPIRPDRVLLAGAGIGNSGTG, encoded by the coding sequence ATGACCACGACGACGGAAAGCCCCGCGGTGACGCCGGCCTCCGGCACCGCCCACACCCGTCTGGAGGGCCGGGACAAGGTCACCGGGACGGCACGCTACGCGGGTGAGATCCCCTTCGCCGAACTCGCCTACGGCTGGCTGGTGTTGTCCACCATCGCCCGCGGGCGTATCCGTTCCCTGGAGTCCGGCCCCGTACTCGCCATGCCCGGTGTCCTCGCCGTCCTGCACCACGGCAACGCCCCACGGCTCAACGGTGACTACACCAATGGCTTCGGGATGGCCGAGCCGATCCTTCAGGTCTTCCAGCACGACCGGGTGCCGCACGTCGGCTGGCCGGTCGCGCTGGTCGTCGCCGAAACCTCTGAGCAGGCCAGGGAGGCCGCCGAATCGCTGGTGGTCCACTACGACGAGGAACCGCACGACATCGCCTTCTTCCCCGGACGCCCGGGGGTGCGCACACCGGATGGTTCCCCCGGCTCGCCGACGGAGACGCAGAAGGGGGACCTGGCGGCCGAGCTCGCCGCGTCCTTCGCGGTCGTGGACGCCGAATACACCACACCGGAAGAGCACCACAGCCCGCTGGAGCCGCATGCGGCGATGGCGCGCTGGGACAGCGGCCGGCTCGAAGTCGTCGACTCCAACCAGGGCAGCCGGTTCGTCTCGGAGGAGCTGGCGAAGCTGTTCTCGCTCGACCCGGCCTCGGTGCGGGTGCGGTCCGAGCACGTCGGCGGTGCCTTCGGGGCCAAGGCGACCCGCCCGCATGTGGTGCTCGCCGCCATGGCGGCCACCGTTCTCCACCGCCCCGTCCGGGTCGTACTGACCCGACGGCAGATGTTCTCCGTCATCGGCTACCGAAGCCCCACGGTGCAGCGGGTCAGACTCGGCGCCGACGTCGACGGGCGGCTGCGCGCCTTCGACCACCAGGCGCAGTGCCTCACCTCGACCGTCCATGAGTTCGTCGAGCGGAGCGCGCAGTTCGGACGGGTGCTGTATGACGCGGATGCGCACCACACCGTCGACCGCGTCGTCCCGCTCGATGTGCCGACACCGAGCTGGATGCGTGCGCCGGGCAAGGCCCCGGGCTCGTTCGCCCTGGAGTCCGCGCTCGACGAGCTCGCCGAGAAGTGCGGTATGGACCCGATCGCGCTGCGGGCACGCAACGAACCAGAGGTGGGACCGCTCTCCGGTCTGCCGTTCGGCAGCCGCAATCTGCTCGCCTGTTTCCAGGAGGGCGCCGCGCGCTTCGGCTGGGCGGACCGGGACCCGCGTCCCGGCATCCGCCGCGAAGGGCGCTGGCTGCTGGGCACCGGCACGGCCGCGTCCACCTTCCCCTCGGCGGCAGCCCCGTCCACGGCGGCCGTGACGGCCGAGGCGGACGGCACGTTCACCGTTCGGATCACCGCGGCGGACGTCGGGACCGGCGCACGCACCGCGCTGGCCCTGATCGCCGCGGACGCGCTGGGGGTGGAACCGGCGCGCATCCGTATGAAGATCGCGGACAGTGACTTCGGCCCCGCGATGGTCGCCGGCGGCTCGATGGGTACCCGCTCCTGGGGCTGGGCCATCACGGCCGCGGTGCGCGAGCTGAAGGAACAGCTGGCCGCGGGCGGGGACATCCCGCCGCAAGGGATCACGGCACGGGCGGACACCGGCGAGGCCATCGGCGCGCTGGCGAAGAAGGAACGGCACTCCTACGGGGCGCAGTTCGCCGAGGTCGCGGTGGACGTGACCAGCGGGGAGGTACGCGTACGACGGATGCTCGGCATCTTCGCCGCGGGCCGGATCATCAATCCGCTCACCGCGCGCAGTCAGTTCACCGGAGGTATGACCTGGGGCCTTTCCATGGCGCTGCACGAGGAGGCGGTCAGGGATCCGGCGTCGGGTGGCCATGTCGGCGCCGACCTCGCGGGCTACCACTTCGCCGCGCACGCCGATGTACCGCTCATCGAAGCGGACTGGGTGGACGACCCGGACGAGGACGACCCGGTCGGGATCAAGGGCATCGGTGAGATCGGGATCGTGGGAGCCGCGGCGGCCATCGCCAACGCGGTCTGGCACGCGACCGGTATACGTCACCGGAACCTGCCGATCCGTCCGGACCGTGTCCTGCTGGCGGGAGCCGGGATCGGGAACAGCGGAACCGGCTGA
- a CDS encoding FAD binding domain-containing protein, which produces MREFGYQRVFDVPGAVALLGSVPEARALGGGTNLVDLMKAGVERPALLIDVRKLPLDRIEIEAGGGLHIGATVTNSALAAHPEVRRRYPALAQAVLSGASGQLRNMATVGGNLLQRTRCGYFTDATQPCNKRDPGSGCPAIEGEHHNHAILGASAHCVAIHPSDMGVALAAFDAVVRYETGDGPAELPLAEFYRPVGATPHLETALPPGALITGITLPPAPVAAVSRYRKVRERASYAFAIGSIAAALDVRDGAVHEVRLAFGAVASQPWRAREAERVLTGGPASAEAFAAAADAELSAARPLPHNGYKVTLMRNLVVAVLSELAEEAAR; this is translated from the coding sequence ATGAGGGAATTCGGCTATCAGCGCGTGTTCGACGTCCCCGGCGCGGTCGCCCTGCTCGGCTCCGTTCCCGAGGCACGCGCGCTCGGTGGCGGCACCAATCTCGTCGACCTGATGAAGGCCGGGGTGGAACGGCCCGCGCTGCTCATCGACGTACGGAAACTCCCCCTCGACCGGATCGAGATCGAGGCCGGCGGCGGTCTGCACATCGGCGCGACCGTCACCAACAGTGCGCTCGCCGCCCATCCCGAAGTGCGGCGCCGCTACCCGGCATTGGCGCAGGCCGTCCTGTCCGGTGCCTCGGGCCAGCTGCGCAATATGGCCACGGTCGGCGGGAATCTTCTCCAGCGCACCCGCTGCGGCTACTTCACCGATGCGACCCAACCGTGCAACAAGCGCGACCCCGGCAGCGGCTGTCCCGCCATCGAGGGCGAACACCACAACCACGCGATCCTGGGCGCCTCAGCGCACTGCGTGGCCATCCACCCGTCGGACATGGGGGTGGCCCTCGCCGCCTTCGATGCCGTCGTCCGGTACGAAACGGGTGACGGACCGGCCGAGTTGCCGCTGGCGGAGTTCTACCGCCCCGTGGGCGCGACCCCGCACCTGGAGACGGCGCTGCCCCCGGGTGCGCTGATCACCGGTATCACCCTGCCGCCGGCCCCCGTTGCCGCCGTCTCCCGCTATCGGAAGGTGCGCGAGCGTGCGTCGTACGCGTTCGCCATCGGCTCGATCGCCGCCGCCCTCGACGTCCGGGACGGAGCCGTCCACGAGGTCCGCCTCGCCTTCGGGGCGGTGGCGTCCCAGCCGTGGCGGGCCCGGGAAGCCGAGCGGGTACTGACCGGGGGACCGGCGAGCGCCGAGGCCTTCGCCGCCGCCGCGGATGCCGAACTCTCAGCTGCCCGGCCGCTGCCCCACAACGGATACAAGGTGACCCTGATGCGCAACCTCGTCGTGGCCGTGCTGTCCGAACTCGCCGAGGAGGCCGCCCGATGA
- a CDS encoding (2Fe-2S)-binding protein translates to MALSTSSAITLNINGEKHTLPVDHRTTLLDALRERLDLTGTKKGCDHGQCGACTVLLDGRRAVACLQLAVAAEGRVITTIEGVAEGERLHPVQQAFLDLDGYQCGYCTPGQICSAIAVIEEHAAGWPSAVSADVRPEAGVPPLTDEEIRERMSGNLCRCGAYVSIVRAVAQAAQAGAAPAPPGPRQEGGLSATAGTDDADGVDDADDAEVTA, encoded by the coding sequence ATGGCCCTATCGACGTCCAGCGCCATCACCCTGAACATCAACGGCGAGAAACACACGCTGCCCGTCGACCACCGCACCACTCTCCTCGACGCACTGCGCGAACGCCTGGATCTGACAGGTACCAAGAAGGGCTGTGACCACGGCCAGTGCGGGGCTTGTACGGTGCTGCTCGACGGGCGCCGGGCGGTCGCGTGCCTGCAGCTCGCGGTGGCCGCCGAGGGGCGCGTGATCACCACCATCGAGGGCGTGGCGGAGGGCGAGCGACTGCACCCGGTGCAGCAGGCCTTCCTCGATCTGGACGGCTACCAGTGCGGCTACTGCACCCCGGGCCAGATCTGCTCGGCGATCGCGGTGATCGAGGAGCATGCGGCGGGCTGGCCGAGTGCCGTGAGCGCGGACGTACGGCCCGAGGCGGGAGTACCGCCGCTCACCGACGAGGAGATCCGGGAGCGGATGAGCGGCAACCTGTGCCGCTGTGGCGCCTATGTATCGATCGTGCGGGCGGTCGCGCAGGCGGCGCAGGCCGGTGCGGCGCCTGCCCCACCCGGGCCGCGGCAGGAGGGCGGCCTCTCTGCGACTGCCGGAACGGACGATGCGGACGGCGTGGACGACGCGGACGACGCTGAGGTGACGGCATGA
- a CDS encoding TetR/AcrR family transcriptional regulator, translating to MQQKKDTPLRSDAQRNRERILEVALEELTQSADAPLSSIAKKACVGQGTFYRHFPNRESLVLEVYRYEVQQVADTAAQLLETRTPDRALREWMDRLAQYAMAKAGLADAMRRATSKQNALAGLGHGPVTAAVTLLLQANEEAGTIRPGVTPDDFMLAIAGLWQIAPHGDSQSRAERLLDLVMDGLRAGAPGT from the coding sequence GTGCAGCAGAAAAAGGACACGCCCCTGCGCTCGGACGCGCAACGGAATCGCGAGCGCATCCTGGAAGTCGCACTGGAGGAGCTGACACAGTCGGCCGATGCGCCGCTGAGTTCCATCGCGAAGAAAGCCTGCGTCGGGCAGGGAACCTTCTACCGCCACTTCCCCAACCGCGAGTCGCTGGTCCTGGAGGTCTACCGCTACGAAGTCCAGCAGGTCGCCGACACCGCGGCCCAGTTGCTGGAGACCCGCACGCCCGACCGGGCCCTGCGGGAGTGGATGGACCGCCTCGCCCAGTACGCCATGGCCAAGGCCGGCCTGGCCGACGCGATGCGCAGGGCCACCAGCAAGCAGAACGCCCTGGCCGGCCTGGGGCACGGCCCCGTCACCGCGGCCGTCACCCTCCTGCTGCAGGCGAACGAGGAGGCCGGAACCATCCGGCCAGGAGTGACCCCCGACGACTTCATGCTCGCCATCGCCGGCCTCTGGCAGATCGCCCCCCACGGCGACTCGCAGTCGCGCGCCGAACGACTCCTGGACCTGGTCATGGACGGCCTGCGAGCCGGCGCGCCCGGCACGTGA
- a CDS encoding glycosyltransferase 87 family protein, with the protein MRFRRVENTVVDAGTEPTARSVPWWDRKETWTAGWLLAALWAGTFPVVSSLDTHRLWGASAALGYAAAAAVSYGLPGARGQRAAVSVALAGAVVLPLLFLVLTGQAQSEVEVIERSGRLLLEQGTPYLPHPDKVSDYTPYLPAMALLGIPRVLFGDHSGAARLLGDARIWCAAVFLLGLHGGHLILRRSGSPAAGVRRHERAPYGTGVAVLIASPVVALPLCVSGVDLPLTGLCCVALALAARGRPVAAGVALAVACSLKWTAWPAIAVAVALLVCVAGRRAAVRCTGTAVAGAALLIVPSALLSCAAMVEQVLAFPTGRGDLQTPAASPLPGRLLADLGTAGWFAAVGLLVCGAFTVAVSLVLRPPAQLRAAADRLAIGLCVAFALAPAGRFGYLALPLVLMGWARLSDGPRQPVPGLPVRDAEPEPAPLAGPSRPPCAASRTPCAASRPPCAASRSPYASVGAGGDR; encoded by the coding sequence GTGAGATTCCGTCGAGTCGAAAACACGGTCGTGGACGCGGGCACCGAACCCACGGCCAGGTCCGTCCCCTGGTGGGACCGCAAGGAGACCTGGACCGCAGGGTGGCTGCTCGCAGCCCTGTGGGCCGGCACCTTTCCGGTGGTCTCCTCGCTCGATACGCACCGGTTGTGGGGAGCGAGCGCGGCGCTGGGGTACGCGGCCGCGGCGGCCGTGTCGTACGGGCTTCCCGGAGCACGGGGCCAACGGGCGGCGGTGAGCGTCGCCTTGGCCGGTGCGGTGGTGTTGCCGCTGCTCTTTCTCGTACTGACGGGGCAGGCACAGAGCGAGGTCGAGGTGATCGAGCGCTCCGGCCGATTACTGCTGGAACAGGGAACCCCGTACCTCCCGCACCCGGACAAGGTCTCGGACTACACGCCGTATCTCCCCGCCATGGCACTGCTCGGCATCCCGAGAGTGTTGTTCGGCGACCACAGTGGGGCGGCGAGACTGCTCGGCGACGCCCGGATCTGGTGCGCGGCGGTGTTTCTCCTCGGCCTGCACGGGGGGCACCTGATACTCCGCCGGTCGGGATCCCCGGCCGCTGGTGTGCGCCGGCACGAGCGGGCACCGTACGGAACGGGTGTGGCGGTGCTGATCGCCTCTCCCGTGGTGGCCCTGCCGCTGTGCGTCAGCGGAGTGGATCTGCCGCTGACCGGCCTGTGCTGTGTCGCACTGGCCCTGGCGGCCCGCGGGCGTCCGGTGGCGGCGGGTGTGGCACTCGCCGTGGCGTGCTCCCTCAAGTGGACCGCTTGGCCGGCGATCGCGGTGGCCGTGGCCCTGCTCGTCTGCGTGGCGGGCCGTCGGGCGGCCGTACGGTGCACGGGCACCGCGGTGGCGGGTGCGGCCCTGCTGATCGTGCCCAGTGCGCTGCTCTCCTGCGCTGCCATGGTCGAACAGGTACTGGCCTTCCCCACCGGACGCGGCGACCTGCAGACCCCGGCCGCCAGCCCGCTGCCCGGCCGGCTGCTGGCCGACCTGGGGACGGCCGGCTGGTTCGCGGCCGTCGGGCTGCTGGTGTGCGGGGCGTTCACGGTCGCCGTGTCCCTCGTACTGCGGCCGCCCGCTCAACTGCGGGCCGCGGCCGACCGGCTCGCGATCGGCCTGTGCGTGGCGTTCGCCCTGGCACCCGCCGGACGCTTCGGCTATCTCGCGCTGCCCCTTGTGCTGATGGGGTGGGCCAGGCTGTCCGACGGTCCCCGGCAGCCGGTGCCCGGCCTGCCGGTGCGCGACGCAGAGCCCGAGCCCGCCCCCTTGGCCGGCCCGTCCCGACCCCCGTGCGCCGCGTCCCGAACCCCGTGCGCCGCGTCCCGACCCCCGTGCGCCGCGTCCCGAAGTCCGTACGCCTCCGTCGGCGCGGGAGGAGACCGATGA
- a CDS encoding response regulator — protein sequence MLRIVLAEDAVLLRAGLVELITRSGHEVVAAVGDAEALARAVDEQRPDIVITDVRMPPGFRDEGLKAALELRARHDQLPVLVLSQYVATAYATQLLSGDGRGAAGLGYLLKDRVGEVSEFLDTLSRVADGQTVIDPEVVRVLLTQQTASQPLRRLTPREREVLALMAEGLNNQLIARRLSATEASVVKHSSNIFMKLNLGPADGNRRVLAVLAHLRGESP from the coding sequence GTGCTCCGGATAGTGCTGGCCGAGGACGCCGTGTTGCTGCGCGCCGGACTCGTCGAGTTGATCACGCGCAGCGGCCACGAGGTGGTCGCTGCCGTCGGTGACGCCGAAGCACTGGCCCGCGCAGTCGACGAGCAGCGCCCGGACATCGTGATCACCGATGTCCGGATGCCACCCGGCTTCCGTGACGAAGGGCTCAAGGCCGCCCTGGAGCTGCGCGCCCGCCATGACCAGCTGCCGGTCCTGGTGCTCTCCCAGTACGTCGCCACCGCCTACGCCACACAGCTGCTCAGCGGGGACGGCCGGGGAGCCGCCGGGCTGGGGTATCTGCTCAAGGACAGGGTGGGGGAGGTCTCCGAGTTCCTGGACACCCTGAGCCGGGTCGCGGACGGCCAGACCGTCATCGACCCCGAGGTGGTACGCGTACTGCTCACCCAGCAGACGGCGAGTCAGCCGCTGCGCCGGCTCACCCCGCGCGAGCGTGAGGTCCTGGCGCTGATGGCGGAGGGCCTGAACAACCAGCTGATCGCCCGGCGGCTGAGCGCGACCGAGGCTTCCGTGGTCAAGCACTCCAGCAACATCTTCATGAAGCTGAATCTCGGTCCTGCCGACGGCAATCGGCGAGTGCTTGCGGTGCTCGCCCATCTGCGGGGCGAGTCGCCCTGA